TCCCATTCATTTCATGGCGGGCTTGAAGATGCCTTGGCGGAGATCCAACACCCTGCTACACATCTTGATTGAGTACGTGCTGTTCGGCCGCCAACCAATCTTTAAGGGCCTGGCCATCCTTTCGGCCATGCTCCTCATACAAAGCATAGGCGCGTTCCGAGATGCGCGCATGGATACCGTGGGAATGTTCATCAGGCCGGTTGATCACGCCGTTTCCGTTACTCCGTGATTCGGCTCCTGTGTCACGTTGTGTGGAGCGTGAGACTGACTGAGTTTTCTTGGCCATGACAAGTTCTCCTCCTAATTTTTATAACTAACGCTTACTATTCCGCGTCCACTACCGGTTGGTCGACGCGTTCACCGTTTTATGCCGCTGCCGCACTCAGTTCCGACTGAAGCACCGCGCCGATGTGCGAGCATTCCATCGGCTTGACCAGAAAACGGCGAACGCCTTGGCGAAACACCACGTGCGTTAGGTCCTCGCTACTCTGATCCGCCATCATGATCACCGGAACGGATGGGCAAATGGTCTGGATCAGAAGAGGTACTTCAACCAAGTCGGCCTCGGCAGCGGACGTAGAACAGCCGAGGCCGACAAGGACCGCCTTCGGCCTGAAACCGGCCAACGCATCGATCGCGGCATTGACTGTCCTGATGAATACCGGGTGATAGCCGTGAGTGGCGAGCCAATCGGCAAGTTTCAACCCAAATTTCTGGTCCTGTTCCACAATCATCACCCTGGTTCTCTCACTGTTCTGTCTATTTGCCATCATCCGATCTCCTTTCACTTCCGCCTTAGTCTCATGCCATGTCACGGTTCATGGCGCGACGCCGTATCGGGTCACCTGAGATAGGACAGCCTGGCACTCCTGGTCTTGCGATGACCCGGGAATGGGAAAAGGCGGCTCGATGAGATGAATAACCACATAGTCGACGCCGCGCATGCATCTGACCGAGAGGCGTCCTTGCCGGCTGAAGATGATCCACCGCCGAAAACACTGGCGCCCAGGAATAGGTCGGCAACCGGCGAACCAATTCATCGAAGGTACAGGTCCCTACGCCGGCGATTTTTCGACACATACATAGAGTCGACACTGAGGATAGCCATTTCTGCCATAACAGTCTCCTGTGCTGAGGGGAGAACAAGAGATGATCTGTTGCGCGACGTGTACAGGTAGATGTATAGCCGAATAGTATGAGAAACCCTATCGACAAAAACTGGATTCTCTTGTCGGATCGGCAACGACAGCACTGTCGTGGTTCGTACGACAGAGACGAGAAGACGTGTTGCGACGAAAGTGCTGAGTGCTCAG
This is a stretch of genomic DNA from Nitrospira sp.. It encodes these proteins:
- a CDS encoding DUF2934 domain-containing protein, which codes for MAKKTQSVSRSTQRDTGAESRSNGNGVINRPDEHSHGIHARISERAYALYEEHGRKDGQALKDWLAAEQHVLNQDV